In the Urocitellus parryii isolate mUroPar1 chromosome 10, mUroPar1.hap1, whole genome shotgun sequence genome, one interval contains:
- the Plac8 gene encoding placenta-specific gene 8 protein, with product MQNQPTVIVTQPGFTRAPQNSNWQTGMCDCFSDCGVCLCGTFCFVCLGCQVAADMNECCLCGTTVAMRTLYRTRYGIPGSICDDYMATICCPVCSLCQIKRDINRRRAMNAF from the exons ATGCAAAATCAGCCCACCGTCATTGTGACTCAACCTGGATTTACTCGTGCGCCCCAAAACTCCAACTGGCAGACGGGCATGTGTGATTGCTTCAGTGACTGTGGAGTCT GTCTCTGTGGCACATTTTGTTTCGTGTGCCTGGGATGTCAAGTTGCAGCTGACATGAACGAATGCTGTCTTTGTGGAACAACTGTCGCAATGAGGACTCTCTACCGAACCCGATATGGCATCCCT GGATCTATTTGTGATGACTACATGGCCACTATCTGCTGCCCTGTTTGTTCCCTTTGCCAAATCAAGAGAGATATCAACAGGAGAAGAGCCATGAATGCTTTCTAA